A genomic region of Alistipes megaguti contains the following coding sequences:
- a CDS encoding DUF6549 family protein, protein MKKYLMLYAVAVTAALMVVWRHYHGENQRLARNQEALASEITLYRTQAGEEAASAQVLRLRCAEFERLRAEDAEEIRRLGIRLRRLEASARTATASTLEIRTPLRDSLIVRRDTSEILSRSFGTRLDTLHSFRWSDPWVRIEGIIRRDSVHCRIHSVDTLRQIIHRIPHRFLFIRWGTKALRQEIVSQNPHTRIVYTEYIRIER, encoded by the coding sequence ATGAAAAAATACCTCATGCTCTATGCCGTGGCGGTCACGGCTGCGTTGATGGTCGTATGGCGCCATTACCACGGCGAGAATCAACGTCTGGCCCGGAATCAGGAGGCGCTGGCCTCCGAAATCACCCTCTACCGCACGCAGGCCGGCGAAGAGGCCGCCTCGGCACAGGTGCTCCGGCTGCGCTGCGCCGAATTCGAACGGCTGCGGGCCGAAGATGCCGAAGAGATCCGACGGCTGGGCATCCGGCTCCGTCGGCTCGAAGCCTCGGCCCGGACCGCCACCGCGTCGACGCTCGAAATCCGCACCCCGCTGCGGGACTCGCTCATCGTGCGGCGCGACACCTCCGAGATCCTCTCCCGAAGCTTCGGGACGCGGCTCGACACGCTGCACTCCTTCCGCTGGAGCGACCCCTGGGTCCGCATCGAGGGGATCATCCGCCGCGATTCGGTCCACTGCCGCATCCACAGCGTCGACACCCTGCGCCAGATCATCCACCGCATCCCCCACCGTTTCCTCTTCATCCGCTGGGGCACCAAGGCCCTGCGGCAGGAGATCGTCTCGCAGAACCCCCACACGCGAATCGTCTACACGGAATACATCCGGATCGAACGCTGA
- a CDS encoding aminotransferase class IV: MTDLYLYQTIHLARGRARHVAEHAATLDALSREWFGRPYPSAAEALQRRIERRAREEHYPTEVSGFIRLELLADGSERLLPAGISYYDGYGYRSVQPAAVALRYDLPLTEAPTSAHEVATLLARRAAERQGAEAAIRCDAEGHFREAEGAPLFAVAGRTVLEAPGPESVERSITREAVRRAGMELRKEEFGLGDLSRIEELFFTDHRGITSLSRCNGVPLMTFLAERIAAALE; this comes from the coding sequence GTGACCGACCTCTATCTCTATCAGACCATTCACCTGGCCCGCGGCCGGGCCCGCCACGTCGCCGAACATGCGGCGACGCTCGATGCCCTTTCGCGCGAATGGTTCGGGCGTCCGTACCCCTCCGCCGCCGAGGCGCTTCAACGGCGGATCGAACGCCGCGCCCGGGAGGAGCACTACCCGACCGAGGTCTCGGGATTTATCCGCCTCGAGCTGCTGGCCGACGGTTCGGAGCGGCTGCTGCCGGCCGGCATCTCCTACTACGACGGCTACGGCTACCGCAGCGTGCAACCCGCAGCCGTCGCGCTGCGTTACGACCTGCCGCTGACCGAGGCCCCCACCTCGGCCCATGAAGTGGCCACGCTGCTGGCCCGCCGGGCGGCCGAACGCCAGGGGGCGGAGGCAGCCATCCGCTGCGATGCCGAGGGGCACTTCCGCGAGGCCGAGGGGGCCCCGCTCTTCGCCGTCGCAGGTCGCACGGTACTCGAAGCGCCGGGACCGGAGAGTGTCGAGCGCTCAATCACCCGGGAGGCCGTCCGCCGGGCCGGGATGGAGCTGCGCAAGGAGGAGTTCGGGCTCGGGGATCTGTCCCGCATCGAGGAACTCTTCTTTACGGACCATCGCGGCATCACCTCCCTCTCGCGCTGCAACGGAGTGCCGCTGATGACCTTTCTGGCCGAACGAATCGCCGCGGCGCTGGAATAG
- the holA gene encoding DNA polymerase III subunit delta yields the protein MAKTTLKFKDSVADFERIMGDIAARRFAGIYLLMGEESYFIDRIADRLAASILDEAARAFNQITVYGRDSDAGQIVNLCRQMPMMGQYEVVIVKEAQQLKGIDRLSLYTQKPSPTTILVICHKEKSVDKRSAFYKGCAANGVVLESVRPRDYEIASWLQQFIRRRGLEIDPKALSMLTDHLGTDISKIANELQKLTVSLPEGTKRITDRDIEANIGISKDFNNFELCKAVVTRDMNRALMIADHFARNPKENPLLLTVMALFNQFRDLFVVNYLRWLTRHRNKPFPSDQELMRILRKSNTFILGEIKQNASRWDNRKVFQILGLLREYDAKSKGLGSGGASDGELLRELLLKIFLQ from the coding sequence ATGGCCAAAACGACGCTGAAATTCAAGGACTCCGTGGCCGACTTCGAGCGGATCATGGGCGATATCGCCGCCCGACGCTTTGCGGGCATCTATCTGCTCATGGGCGAGGAGAGCTACTTCATCGACCGGATCGCTGACCGGCTGGCCGCGTCGATCCTCGACGAGGCCGCCCGCGCCTTCAACCAGATCACCGTCTACGGCCGCGATTCGGACGCCGGGCAGATCGTCAACCTCTGCCGACAAATGCCGATGATGGGGCAGTACGAGGTGGTCATCGTCAAGGAGGCCCAGCAGCTCAAGGGAATCGACCGACTCTCGCTCTACACCCAGAAACCCTCGCCCACGACCATCCTCGTCATCTGCCACAAGGAGAAGAGCGTCGACAAGCGATCGGCCTTCTACAAGGGATGTGCCGCCAACGGCGTGGTGCTCGAATCGGTCCGCCCGCGCGACTACGAGATCGCCTCGTGGCTCCAGCAGTTCATCCGACGCCGCGGCCTGGAGATCGACCCGAAGGCCCTCTCGATGCTCACCGACCACCTCGGAACCGACATCTCGAAGATCGCCAACGAACTGCAGAAACTCACCGTCTCGCTCCCCGAAGGAACGAAGCGCATCACGGACCGCGACATCGAGGCCAATATCGGCATCTCGAAGGATTTCAACAACTTCGAGTTGTGCAAGGCCGTCGTTACGCGCGACATGAACCGCGCCCTGATGATCGCCGACCACTTCGCCCGCAACCCGAAGGAGAATCCGTTGCTGCTGACCGTCATGGCTCTCTTCAACCAGTTCCGCGACCTCTTCGTGGTGAACTACCTGCGCTGGCTTACGCGCCACCGCAACAAGCCCTTTCCCTCGGATCAGGAGCTGATGCGCATCCTGCGCAAGAGCAACACCTTCATTCTGGGCGAAATCAAGCAGAACGCCTCCCGGTGGGACAATCGCAAGGTCTTCCAGATTCTGGGGCTGCTGCGCGAATACGACGCCAAAAGCAAGGGACTCGGATCGGGCGGTGCGTCGGACGGCGAGCTGCTGCGCGAACTGCTGCTGAAAATCTTCCTCCAGTGA
- the tilS gene encoding tRNA lysidine(34) synthetase TilS, with translation MALIEAFQHYIDENNLATHDDRILLTVSGGVDSMVMLSLFVRCGYTVGVAHCNFQLRGAESDEDEVLVQKEAAKYGVPCYNRRFETAAEMERTGESMEMAARRLRYAWFDELSRQEGYTVVAIAHHADDSIETFFINLLRGTGLRGLTGISTQVGKVIRPLLFASRREILEYAAANHIPYREDSSNRSTKYLRNKIRLGLIPRIREINPKFTSLMCRNLARLTDAQLFINHGIERIRALAVTSDAGIDTIHLDRIDPAFPHEFVIYELLNSAYGFKGDVIDSLCHALEQGATGRRFYARDHVATIDRGRILVSPIAPEDPCLVSVPKGTQRSYCGNAVLYFEYCDIDTIKNFGVPEQIAQLDADRLQFPLTLRRWKEGDWFIPFGMSGRKKVSDFLIDAKVSLPEKQRQFVLLSGDDIVWLVGRRIDDRYRLTSTTENVLRITKEIV, from the coding sequence ATGGCACTGATTGAAGCTTTTCAACACTACATCGACGAGAACAACCTCGCCACGCACGACGACCGCATCCTGCTGACCGTCTCGGGCGGCGTCGACTCGATGGTCATGCTCTCGCTCTTCGTCCGCTGCGGGTACACGGTCGGGGTCGCCCACTGCAACTTCCAGCTGCGCGGCGCCGAAAGCGACGAGGACGAGGTGCTCGTCCAGAAGGAGGCCGCCAAATACGGCGTTCCGTGCTACAACCGGCGATTCGAAACCGCCGCCGAGATGGAGCGCACCGGCGAGTCGATGGAGATGGCCGCCCGGCGGCTCCGCTACGCCTGGTTCGACGAACTGAGCCGACAGGAGGGCTATACGGTCGTGGCCATCGCCCACCATGCCGACGACTCGATCGAGACCTTCTTCATCAACCTGCTGCGCGGTACCGGCCTGCGCGGCCTGACCGGCATCTCGACACAGGTCGGAAAGGTCATCCGCCCGCTGCTCTTCGCCTCGCGACGCGAGATCCTCGAGTATGCCGCCGCCAACCACATTCCCTACCGCGAGGATTCGTCGAATCGCTCGACCAAGTACCTGCGCAACAAGATCCGCCTCGGGCTGATCCCCCGCATCCGCGAGATCAACCCCAAGTTCACGAGTCTGATGTGCCGCAACCTGGCCCGTCTGACCGACGCCCAGCTCTTCATCAACCACGGCATCGAACGCATCCGCGCCCTGGCCGTCACCTCCGACGCGGGCATCGACACGATCCATCTCGACCGCATCGACCCCGCCTTCCCGCACGAATTCGTCATCTACGAACTGCTCAACTCGGCCTACGGATTCAAGGGCGACGTCATCGACTCGCTGTGCCACGCCCTCGAGCAGGGCGCAACCGGCCGCCGCTTCTACGCCCGCGACCATGTGGCCACGATCGACCGCGGACGCATCCTCGTCTCGCCGATCGCCCCGGAAGATCCCTGTCTGGTGAGCGTCCCGAAGGGCACGCAGCGAAGCTACTGCGGAAATGCCGTCCTCTACTTCGAATACTGCGACATCGACACGATCAAGAACTTCGGCGTCCCCGAGCAGATCGCCCAGCTCGACGCCGACCGCCTGCAATTCCCCCTCACGCTGCGCCGCTGGAAGGAGGGCGACTGGTTTATCCCCTTCGGCATGAGCGGCCGCAAGAAGGTCAGCGACTTTCTGATCGATGCCAAGGTCTCGCTGCCCGAAAAGCAGCGGCAGTTCGTCCTGCTCTCGGGCGACGACATCGTTTGGCTCGTCGGCCGGCGCATCGACGACCGCTACCGGCTGACCTCCACCACCGAAAACGTGTTGCGAATCACCAAAGAGATCGTCTGA
- the murB gene encoding UDP-N-acetylmuramate dehydrogenase: MIREFHHISLRDRNSFGVDQQAARLVEFENPDDLRALFAHGVPPRWLVLSGGNNILFTQDYDGLLVTPVARQISLLSEQGDTVRVRAEAGVEWDDLVEWAVERGLWGLENLSLIPGRAGAAPVQNIGAYGAEAADTIRRVEMFCVENGSMLTLDAAHCAFGYRESVFKHTLRGRVIITAIELELSRTPRPRLAYGDVEREVEARGGASLRNIREAICAIRRAKLPDPAVLGNAGSFFKNPVVEASVAGKLLEQYPDMPHYPAPEGRVKLAAGWLIDRAGLKGHREGAVGVHERQALVLVNYGGATGSEVIAFARKVQQTVCDKFGIRIDTEVNLL, from the coding sequence ATGATCCGAGAATTTCACCACATCAGCCTGCGCGATCGAAACAGCTTCGGCGTCGATCAGCAGGCGGCGCGCCTCGTCGAGTTCGAAAACCCGGACGATCTGCGCGCGTTGTTCGCCCACGGAGTGCCCCCTCGCTGGTTGGTCCTCTCGGGCGGCAACAACATTCTCTTCACGCAGGATTACGACGGGCTGCTCGTGACGCCCGTCGCCCGGCAGATCTCGCTCCTCTCCGAGCAGGGCGATACGGTGCGGGTACGCGCCGAGGCCGGCGTCGAGTGGGATGATCTGGTCGAATGGGCCGTCGAACGCGGACTCTGGGGCCTCGAGAACCTCTCGCTCATCCCCGGCCGGGCCGGTGCCGCCCCCGTGCAGAACATCGGCGCCTACGGGGCCGAGGCCGCCGATACGATCCGCCGCGTCGAGATGTTCTGCGTCGAAAACGGCTCGATGCTCACCCTTGACGCCGCACACTGCGCCTTCGGATACCGCGAAAGCGTCTTCAAGCATACGCTCCGCGGACGGGTCATCATCACCGCCATCGAACTCGAACTCTCCCGCACGCCCCGCCCCCGGCTGGCCTACGGCGACGTCGAACGCGAGGTCGAGGCCCGCGGCGGAGCCTCGCTCCGCAACATCCGCGAGGCGATCTGCGCCATCCGCCGCGCGAAACTCCCCGATCCGGCCGTACTGGGCAACGCCGGGAGCTTCTTCAAGAACCCCGTCGTCGAGGCTTCGGTGGCCGGGAAGCTCCTCGAACAGTATCCCGACATGCCCCACTACCCCGCCCCCGAAGGGCGCGTGAAGCTGGCCGCCGGCTGGCTCATCGACCGCGCCGGGCTGAAGGGTCACCGCGAAGGGGCGGTCGGCGTCCACGAACGCCAGGCCCTGGTGCTGGTCAACTACGGCGGAGCCACGGGCAGCGAGGTGATCGCCTTCGCCCGAAAGGTCCAGCAGACCGTCTGCGACAAGTTCGGTATCCGGATCGACACCGAGGTCAATCTATTATAA
- a CDS encoding DUF4301 family protein, translated as MFTEQDLQQIADHGLTPARVEAQLENFRRGFPWLNVVRAASPGDGIVMLDAAAADAAAARYEKAAAGLDIVKFVPASGAATRMFKELFAFVNEGKRGPGIDTLLENIERFAFWPELKAVLPAGADDRATVNAIVNDGLGYGHKPKGLVTFHAYPEGARKAVEEHLVEGAAYASSNGVARIHFTVSPEHMEGFKELLARKVPLYEKRFGIRYDISFSVQKPSTDTIAVNPDNTPFRQEDGRLLFRPAGHGALIENLNEIDADVIFIKNIDNVTTDARRGDTIRFKKVLAGVLLDLQERVFEYLRALDVDGCELAPIAEFIERRLCVKLPADYNTALLRAVLDRPIRVCGMVRNEGEPGGGPFWVGNPDGTESLQIAESSQIGPDDQPLMKSATHFNPVDLVCGVKTSKGGKFDLRQYTDPSTGFISSKSSGGRELRAQELPGLWNGAMARWNTVFVDVPITTFSPVKVVQDLLRPQHQ; from the coding sequence ATGTTTACCGAACAGGATTTACAGCAAATTGCCGACCACGGGCTGACCCCGGCCCGGGTCGAAGCGCAGTTGGAGAATTTTCGCCGCGGTTTTCCGTGGCTGAACGTGGTGCGGGCCGCCTCGCCGGGCGACGGCATCGTGATGCTTGACGCGGCAGCGGCCGACGCCGCGGCGGCACGCTACGAGAAGGCCGCCGCAGGGCTCGATATCGTGAAGTTCGTTCCGGCGTCGGGAGCCGCCACGCGCATGTTCAAGGAGCTCTTCGCCTTCGTGAACGAGGGCAAGCGGGGTCCGGGCATCGACACGCTGCTCGAGAACATCGAACGCTTTGCCTTCTGGCCCGAACTGAAGGCGGTGCTTCCGGCCGGGGCCGACGACCGGGCGACGGTCAACGCCATCGTCAACGACGGCCTGGGCTACGGCCACAAACCCAAAGGGCTGGTGACCTTCCATGCCTACCCCGAAGGGGCTCGCAAGGCCGTTGAGGAGCACCTGGTCGAGGGGGCTGCCTACGCCTCGTCGAACGGCGTGGCGCGCATCCACTTCACCGTCTCGCCCGAACACATGGAGGGCTTCAAGGAGTTGTTGGCCCGGAAGGTGCCCCTCTATGAAAAACGCTTCGGGATCCGCTACGACATCTCGTTCTCGGTGCAGAAGCCCTCGACGGACACCATCGCCGTGAACCCCGACAACACCCCCTTCCGGCAGGAGGACGGGCGGCTGCTGTTCCGTCCGGCGGGCCACGGGGCGCTGATCGAGAACCTGAACGAGATCGACGCCGACGTGATCTTCATCAAGAACATCGACAACGTGACGACCGATGCGCGGCGCGGCGATACGATCCGCTTCAAGAAGGTGCTGGCCGGCGTGCTGCTCGACCTGCAGGAGCGGGTCTTCGAGTACCTGCGGGCGCTGGATGTCGACGGCTGCGAACTGGCCCCGATTGCGGAGTTCATCGAGCGGCGGCTGTGCGTGAAGCTGCCCGCGGACTACAACACGGCGCTGCTGCGTGCGGTGCTGGACCGTCCGATCCGTGTCTGCGGCATGGTCCGCAACGAGGGCGAGCCGGGCGGCGGACCCTTCTGGGTGGGGAATCCCGACGGCACGGAGTCGCTGCAGATTGCCGAGTCGAGCCAGATCGGTCCCGACGACCAGCCGCTGATGAAGTCGGCCACGCACTTCAATCCGGTGGATCTGGTCTGCGGCGTGAAGACCTCCAAGGGGGGCAAGTTCGACCTGCGGCAGTACACCGACCCCTCGACGGGCTTCATCTCGTCGAAGTCGAGCGGCGGTCGCGAACTGCGGGCCCAGGAGCTGCCCGGGCTGTGGAACGGTGCCATGGCGCGCTGGAACACGGTCTTCGTGGATGTTCCGATCACGACCTTCTCGCCCGTAAAGGTGGTGCAGGACCTGCTGCGTCCCCAGCACCAGTAG
- a CDS encoding Crp/Fnr family transcriptional regulator yields the protein MECEIYDMPLFRGGDRMVLEAVLQRSPGRYASYRKGDFIALQDDVCRTLFLLCEGSVYAQMTSAEGRELTLDTLSAPDTLASAFVFGTENRYPVSIIAQADCRLWVLSRESLREILEQDRTVLRNFLTIISDHSLFLSRRINEFALQSLASRVVSYLKDNHSIRNLQEVAFILGVARPSLSRMIGQMVEQGTVCKTPDGYTLK from the coding sequence ATGGAGTGTGAAATTTACGACATGCCCCTCTTCCGCGGGGGCGACCGGATGGTTCTGGAGGCGGTTCTGCAACGCTCCCCGGGCCGATACGCCTCCTACCGAAAGGGGGATTTCATCGCCCTGCAGGACGATGTCTGCCGAACGTTGTTCCTGCTGTGCGAGGGGAGCGTCTACGCGCAGATGACCAGCGCCGAAGGGCGCGAACTGACCCTCGACACCCTCTCGGCCCCCGATACGCTCGCCTCGGCATTCGTCTTCGGAACCGAAAACCGCTATCCCGTATCGATCATCGCCCAGGCCGACTGCCGCCTCTGGGTCCTCTCCCGCGAAAGCCTGCGCGAGATCCTCGAACAGGACCGCACCGTACTGCGCAACTTCCTGACGATCATCTCCGACCACAGCCTCTTCCTCAGCCGGCGCATCAACGAATTCGCCCTGCAGAGCCTCGCCTCGCGCGTGGTGAGCTATCTGAAGGACAACCACTCGATCCGCAACCTGCAGGAGGTCGCCTTCATCCTCGGCGTGGCGCGTCCGTCGCTTTCGCGCATGATCGGCCAGATGGTCGAGCAGGGAACCGTCTGCAAAACCCCGGACGGCTATACCTTGAAATAG